Proteins co-encoded in one Candidatus Eisenbacteria bacterium genomic window:
- a CDS encoding molybdopterin-dependent oxidoreductase, with protein MSKNGETIRLEINGRAVNAPAGVTVHRAAEMNGIRIPTLCSHKDLSPYGGCRLCIVEIEGLRGYPLSCNTEAKDGMKVLTDTVAIREIRREVLQLILSEHPSSCLVCGEAEECKEFSTTVRKSGVATGCRWCPNDKQCELQDLVEELGIEEIQYPVLYKGYEPERGDPFFDRDYNICILCGRCIRMCQEMRGTAVLSFNFRGNRSKVGPAYDRSHIEAGCEFCGACITVCPTGALAEKASKWDGKPDDSIVTTCPYCAIGCQMEYLRVKKRFSSAVPVLDPEVNDGQACVKGRFCVGEVTHHFDRSRKPFSREGAYWKEKDWDEAIDLAAGKLKGLRPGAFSMIVSPDCTNESLYAAGKFTRSAMGVNAVDCTARDVLGGGLAAWAGLLRRPVSIQGIHRASRILAVGLDTRFNFSIIGVEIRKAMQRGARLVTIGPRESNLARYADLWLRTEPGTEGTLVKALASGEGKERKAAAKPAGADPADVDRAAEILGSGEDLTVIVGPAMFRYSATGDLIAGLETLLERENVSLIPLYTGANTRGALEMGVFPELLPGPVAAGDSQGAAKIAKAWSVDLPADTGVRLEEIRSGAVRPEVIWLVGAHPGFERPDCDFLIVQDIFEPDFPCDLFLPAAGFAESEGTLTNVEGRVQAAPRIEELPDSVQFGRVRPDWWILGRVARALGAAGFDWESAEEVRREIAGVVDGFPEPGHEDRAVRTLRFPEGLGKNGGGARAAERGAKDFLLVLRPNGYTHRGTGLTARVEGLAVLQPENGFFLSAEDAENLGVKEGDRVRVRAGDAAGTAPARIEPELPRGVVYLYVPESVGGLADRKGLADLYRLNVNPCPVEVTKDVL; from the coding sequence ATGAGCAAGAACGGCGAGACTATCCGACTGGAAATCAACGGGCGGGCGGTAAACGCCCCGGCGGGCGTCACCGTCCACCGCGCCGCGGAGATGAACGGGATCCGCATTCCCACGCTCTGCTCCCACAAGGACCTCTCCCCCTACGGCGGCTGCCGACTCTGCATCGTCGAGATCGAGGGACTGCGGGGTTATCCGCTCTCCTGCAACACCGAAGCGAAGGACGGCATGAAGGTGCTGACCGACACGGTGGCGATCCGGGAGATCCGGCGGGAGGTCCTCCAGCTGATCCTGAGCGAACACCCCTCGAGCTGCCTCGTCTGCGGTGAGGCGGAAGAGTGCAAAGAGTTCTCCACCACGGTCCGGAAATCCGGCGTCGCCACCGGCTGCCGGTGGTGTCCCAACGACAAGCAATGCGAGCTGCAGGACCTCGTGGAGGAGCTGGGTATCGAGGAGATCCAATACCCGGTCCTCTACAAGGGCTACGAACCGGAACGGGGCGATCCCTTCTTCGATCGGGATTACAACATCTGCATCCTCTGCGGCCGCTGCATCCGCATGTGCCAGGAGATGCGCGGCACGGCGGTCCTCTCCTTCAACTTTCGCGGAAACCGCTCCAAGGTCGGCCCCGCCTACGACCGCTCCCACATCGAGGCCGGCTGCGAGTTCTGCGGCGCATGCATCACCGTCTGCCCCACCGGCGCGTTGGCCGAAAAGGCGAGCAAATGGGACGGCAAGCCGGACGACTCGATCGTCACCACCTGTCCCTATTGCGCCATCGGTTGCCAAATGGAATACCTTCGCGTCAAGAAACGTTTCTCCTCGGCCGTGCCGGTGCTCGACCCGGAGGTGAACGACGGCCAGGCCTGCGTGAAGGGCCGGTTCTGCGTCGGCGAGGTCACGCACCACTTCGACCGGTCCCGCAAGCCCTTCTCCCGCGAGGGCGCCTACTGGAAGGAAAAGGATTGGGACGAGGCGATCGATCTCGCCGCCGGAAAGTTGAAGGGGCTCCGACCGGGCGCCTTCTCGATGATCGTCTCTCCGGACTGCACCAACGAGTCGCTCTACGCGGCGGGCAAATTCACCCGCTCCGCCATGGGCGTGAACGCCGTCGACTGCACGGCCCGGGACGTTCTCGGCGGCGGTCTCGCCGCCTGGGCCGGGCTTCTGCGACGCCCCGTCTCGATCCAGGGGATCCACCGCGCAAGCCGGATCCTGGCGGTCGGTCTCGACACGCGTTTCAATTTCTCCATCATCGGCGTGGAGATCCGGAAGGCGATGCAGCGGGGCGCCCGGCTCGTCACCATCGGTCCCCGGGAATCGAACCTCGCCCGCTACGCCGATCTCTGGCTGCGGACCGAGCCGGGAACGGAGGGGACTTTAGTGAAGGCCCTCGCCTCGGGAGAGGGGAAGGAGCGCAAGGCGGCCGCGAAGCCGGCCGGCGCCGACCCAGCCGACGTCGACCGCGCGGCGGAGATTCTCGGCTCAGGCGAGGATCTGACCGTGATCGTAGGCCCCGCCATGTTCCGCTATTCCGCGACGGGCGATCTGATCGCCGGACTCGAGACGCTCCTGGAGCGGGAGAACGTCTCGCTCATCCCGCTCTACACCGGCGCCAACACGCGCGGCGCCCTGGAGATGGGCGTCTTCCCGGAACTGCTCCCCGGACCGGTCGCCGCCGGCGATTCCCAGGGGGCGGCGAAGATCGCGAAAGCCTGGAGCGTCGATCTTCCCGCCGACACCGGCGTCCGGCTGGAGGAGATCCGTTCCGGCGCCGTTCGTCCCGAGGTGATCTGGCTCGTCGGCGCCCACCCCGGATTCGAGCGCCCCGATTGCGATTTCCTGATCGTGCAGGACATCTTCGAGCCCGATTTCCCCTGCGATCTTTTTCTCCCCGCCGCCGGATTCGCCGAGTCGGAGGGGACGTTGACGAACGTGGAGGGGCGCGTGCAGGCGGCGCCGCGAATCGAGGAGCTTCCGGACAGCGTGCAGTTCGGAAGGGTCCGCCCGGACTGGTGGATCCTCGGCCGGGTCGCCCGCGCCCTCGGCGCCGCCGGTTTCGACTGGGAGTCGGCGGAGGAGGTGCGCCGCGAGATCGCCGGCGTGGTGGACGGCTTCCCCGAGCCGGGCCATGAGGACCGCGCGGTCCGTACGCTCCGCTTCCCCGAGGGGCTCGGGAAGAACGGCGGCGGAGCCCGAGCGGCGGAGCGCGGCGCAAAAGACTTCCTGCTCGTCCTCCGGCCGAACGGCTACACCCACCGCGGGACCGGCCTCACCGCCCGGGTGGAAGGACTCGCCGTGCTCCAGCCGGAAAACGGCTTCTTCCTGAGCGCCGAAGACGCGGAAAATTTGGGAGTGAAGGAGGGGGACCGGGTTCGGGTCCGGGCGGGGGACGCCGCCGGAACCGCTCCGGCCCGCATCGAGCCGGAGCTGCCGCGGGGGGTCGTTTATCTCTACGTGCCCGAATCGGTCGGGGGCTTGGCGGACCGCAAGGGGCTGGCCGACCTCTATCGACTGAACGTGAATCCCTGCCCCGTCGAGGTGACTAAGGATGTCCTATAA
- a CDS encoding 4Fe-4S binding protein, producing MDVRLEAEQTLRDLGVDAEIVEVGCIGPCYLEPLLDIKLPGKPRVSYSNQDPRRTRFLLEKVFQGGEWPERDLVGHFGEEGAMNGMPRFHDHPMLKPQVRLVLRNCGVIDPTDLDHYLARDGYRALERALAGKPEDVLETVKASGLRGRGGAGFPTWMKWNFCRQAGDGQKYMICNADEGDPGAFMNRSLIEGDPHAVLEGLVLAAYTIGASQAYIYIRAEYPLAIQRLEEAIGQMREIGVLGENILGSGFSLDITIKEGAGAFVCGEETALIASIEGKRGMPSSRPPFPAQSGLHGRPTIINNVETLGTLPNIIRNGAEWYTRYGVDTSRGTKTFALAGKVRRTGLIEVPLGTKLRTIIEEIGGGTQKPFKAVQTGGPSGGCLSAEFLDTPITYENLAQAGSIMGSGGLIVLDEDTCVVDLAKYFLRFTQSESCGKCVPCRVGTRHLYNILDRITCGEGEPDDIRKLETLGEVIRGASLCGLGQTAPNPVLSTLKYFRNEYLAHVQEKRCPAAVCRDLVIYRVIPGKCTGCQSCVRVCPTGAITGPRSEPHNIDEEKCIKCRACYEICRFDAIAGDAIVITS from the coding sequence ATGGACGTCAGGCTCGAGGCGGAGCAGACGCTTCGCGATCTCGGGGTGGACGCGGAGATCGTGGAAGTGGGGTGCATCGGGCCCTGTTACCTCGAGCCTCTGCTGGACATCAAACTCCCGGGCAAACCCCGGGTGAGCTACTCCAATCAGGACCCGCGCCGGACACGGTTCCTGTTGGAGAAGGTCTTCCAAGGCGGCGAGTGGCCGGAGAGAGATCTGGTGGGACACTTCGGCGAAGAGGGGGCGATGAACGGGATGCCCCGCTTCCACGACCACCCGATGCTGAAGCCCCAGGTCCGGCTGGTGCTGCGCAACTGCGGCGTCATCGACCCGACCGACCTGGACCACTACCTCGCCCGGGACGGCTACCGGGCGCTGGAACGCGCGCTCGCCGGAAAACCCGAGGACGTACTGGAAACCGTGAAGGCATCCGGTCTCCGCGGCCGCGGCGGGGCCGGCTTCCCGACGTGGATGAAGTGGAACTTTTGCCGCCAGGCGGGTGATGGGCAGAAGTACATGATCTGCAACGCCGACGAGGGAGATCCGGGCGCCTTCATGAACCGCTCCCTGATCGAGGGGGATCCCCACGCGGTGCTGGAGGGGCTCGTTCTCGCCGCCTACACGATCGGCGCGTCACAGGCCTATATCTATATTCGCGCCGAATACCCGCTCGCGATCCAACGCCTCGAAGAGGCGATCGGGCAGATGCGGGAGATCGGCGTCCTCGGAGAGAACATCCTGGGGAGCGGTTTCTCCCTCGACATCACCATCAAGGAGGGGGCGGGCGCCTTCGTCTGCGGCGAGGAGACGGCGTTGATCGCCAGCATCGAGGGGAAACGGGGCATGCCGAGCAGCCGCCCCCCCTTCCCCGCGCAGTCCGGGCTCCACGGCCGCCCGACGATCATCAACAACGTGGAGACGCTCGGCACGCTGCCGAACATCATTCGAAACGGCGCCGAGTGGTACACCCGCTACGGCGTCGACACGAGCCGGGGGACGAAGACCTTCGCCCTCGCCGGCAAGGTACGCCGCACGGGCCTGATCGAGGTGCCGTTGGGGACCAAGCTGCGCACGATCATCGAGGAGATCGGCGGCGGTACGCAAAAGCCCTTCAAGGCGGTGCAGACCGGCGGCCCCTCCGGGGGGTGCCTCAGCGCCGAGTTCCTGGACACGCCGATCACCTACGAGAACCTGGCCCAAGCGGGGTCCATCATGGGCTCCGGCGGGCTCATCGTGCTGGACGAAGACACCTGCGTGGTGGACCTGGCGAAGTACTTTCTCCGGTTCACCCAGTCCGAGTCCTGCGGCAAGTGCGTTCCCTGCCGGGTAGGCACGCGCCATCTCTACAACATTCTCGACAGGATCACCTGCGGCGAGGGGGAACCCGACGACATCCGCAAACTGGAAACGCTCGGCGAGGTAATCCGGGGCGCTTCGCTCTGCGGGCTCGGCCAGACAGCGCCCAATCCGGTCCTTTCGACTCTCAAGTATTTCCGCAACGAGTATCTGGCGCACGTGCAGGAAAAACGCTGTCCGGCGGCGGTCTGCCGGGACCTGGTGATCTACCGGGTCATCCCGGGGAAATGCACCGGCTGCCAGTCCTGCGTGCGCGTCTGCCCGACGGGCGCCATCACCGGCCCCCGCTCGGAACCGCACAACATCGACGAGGAGAAGTGCATCAAGTGTCGAGCCTGCTACGAGATCTGCCGGTTCGACGCCATCGCCGGCGACGCGATCGTGATCACGTCCTGA
- the nuoE gene encoding NADH-quinone oxidoreductase subunit NuoE: MPAEAALKILSESSGRRGDLIPLLQRVQEIDGYISPETIRTISKRLRISENEVYGVATFYAQFRFRPPGEHSIQVCMGTACHVRGGEQLSAFIQHRLGIGPGQTTPDNKFDLELVACLGCCALSPVVKIDDKIYSQMSVLKLRDVLDEYENAG, from the coding sequence ATGCCAGCCGAAGCCGCTCTGAAGATCCTGAGCGAGAGCTCGGGCCGACGAGGAGACCTCATCCCCCTTTTGCAGAGAGTCCAGGAAATCGACGGCTACATCTCACCGGAAACGATCCGCACCATCTCCAAGCGACTCCGGATCTCGGAAAACGAAGTCTATGGAGTCGCCACCTTCTACGCCCAGTTCCGTTTCCGGCCGCCCGGCGAACACTCGATCCAGGTTTGCATGGGAACGGCCTGTCACGTTCGCGGCGGCGAGCAGCTCTCCGCCTTCATTCAGCACCGGCTCGGGATCGGACCCGGCCAGACCACGCCGGACAATAAATTCGATCTCGAACTCGTCGCCTGCCTCGGGTGCTGCGCCCTTTCGCCGGTCGTGAAAATCGACGACAAAATCTACAGTCAGATGTCTGTCCTCAAGCTCAGGGATGTGTTGGATGAGTACGAGAACGCTGGATAA
- a CDS encoding sulfide/dihydroorotate dehydrogenase-like FAD/NAD-binding protein, which translates to MSYKVIERRMIVPNIHELVVEAPDVARSIQPGQFIIVRPNDKGERIPLSVSDFDAESGALTSFFQEVGESTSKLALLRAGDTIPTYVGPLGEATEVENYGTVLLVGGCFGIGSLYPIARTLKEAGNRVFMVSEARSTYLLYWQDRYKKLVDGVFTITRDGTHGAKGHVENITELLGREEIRPDRVIVNGCTFLMKRVSDITRPLGLKTVVSMNPIMIDGTGMCGVCRLSVGGEIKFACVDGPDFDGHLIDWDEFLARRKTYNEEETAPLRKSDVGTVHHGGCCSRS; encoded by the coding sequence ATGTCCTATAAAGTAATCGAGCGACGCATGATCGTACCGAACATCCACGAGCTGGTCGTGGAAGCGCCGGATGTGGCCCGTTCGATTCAGCCCGGCCAGTTCATCATCGTCCGCCCGAACGACAAGGGGGAGCGGATCCCGCTCTCGGTTTCCGATTTCGACGCCGAAAGCGGCGCGCTCACCTCCTTCTTCCAGGAGGTGGGAGAATCCACGTCGAAGCTCGCCCTTCTCCGCGCCGGCGACACGATCCCCACCTACGTGGGCCCCCTCGGCGAAGCGACGGAGGTCGAGAACTACGGAACCGTGCTTCTGGTGGGCGGATGCTTCGGCATCGGCAGCCTCTATCCGATCGCGCGAACCCTCAAGGAAGCGGGAAACCGCGTCTTCATGGTCTCCGAGGCGCGTTCCACCTATCTGCTCTACTGGCAAGACCGGTACAAAAAACTGGTGGACGGCGTCTTCACCATCACGCGGGACGGCACGCACGGCGCGAAGGGACACGTGGAAAACATTACGGAACTGCTCGGCCGGGAGGAGATCCGGCCGGACCGCGTGATCGTGAACGGATGCACCTTCCTGATGAAGAGGGTTTCCGACATCACCCGGCCGCTGGGTCTGAAAACCGTGGTCAGCATGAACCCGATCATGATCGACGGGACCGGAATGTGCGGCGTCTGCCGGCTGAGCGTGGGCGGGGAGATCAAGTTCGCCTGCGTGGACGGACCCGATTTCGACGGCCACCTGATCGACTGGGATGAGTTCCTGGCGAGAAGGAAAACCTACAACGAGGAAGAAACGGCGCCGCTGCGCAAGAGCGACGTGGGCACCGTCCACCACGGCGGCTGCTGTTCCCGGTCGTGA